From one Babesia bovis T2Bo chromosome 3, whole genome shotgun sequence genomic stretch:
- a CDS encoding amidase family protein, whose protein sequence is MEKAADSGESDAEANDDHGTHPSRGYTLDPGFDANSGECIAYLAILVHIVCILYAIGFVKGVNGLQPAWLRKSASRSLGLYQGCNKHPRAHSILVPRTSNATHRSILDFLGLLNAKRRSVTENSLIWSYLESRLRNIVMQVPNDDLPKLSGMLKYNSFVHLMDDNNLISQIEQLLKRRNDSMLLFGEPIVVKDNLAIRDVPYSNGSNLLQGYAPSYTARAVELLQHHGALLIGKTAMDEFGVGASTDAALNPYSSKHVAGGSSGGSATAVAGGIVNIAIGTDTGGSIRLPAAYCGCIGYRPSYGLISRQGLSELAGRFDTVGICTRNVDDCIKTLLCIIDEITQDCTDSKASSKVILDLKSMLHNKDTLKQLKVASLDTEILVSKGLLDPEMADNIRKVELNLSKLGVNVVKVPPPELAKIARSYHIYVAAQMASNLQRFADMQYHTQQQHMSTEDMMSQMYPDTRARMQGGVDILQQGYDHENIFKETRDYIHGWMNKHSIFTDLSIMLSPTSAHQAPLKRKTQRDCIKEDLYTTLAPFIGACAIAIPTGMGKDGLPLSAQFTSARFQDALLLEAARAYLDHAGNLIPTN, encoded by the exons ATGGAAAAAGCTGCTGACTCCGGTGAGTCAGACGCTGAAGCTAATGACGATCATGGCACACACCCGAGTCGCGGGTACACGCTTGACCCGGGATTCGACGCCAACAGCGGCGAGTGCATCGCATACCTAGCCATATTAGTACACATAGTCTGTATTCTCTATGCCATTGGATTTGTAAAGGGCGTTAATGGCTTACAGCCCGCGTGGCTGCGTAAAAGTGCCTCTCGTTCACTCGGATTATATCAGGGATGTAATAAACATCCCAGGGCACATAGTATACTAGTTCCTCGTACCTCTAATGCTACTCATCGGTCCATATTAGACTTTCTGGGTCTCCTGAATGCCAAAAGACGCTCTGTAACTGAAAATTCACTTATATGGTCGTACCTTGAGAGCCGTCTTCGCAATATAGTAATGCAGGTACCTAATGAcgatttgccaaagttgTCTGGtatgttaaaatataacagtTTCGTTCACTTGATGGACGATAACAATTTGATCTCACAGATCGAGCAATTACTCAAACGACGCAATGACTCCATGTTGTTATTTGGAGAACCAATAGTTGTAAAGGACAACCTGGCAATACGTGATGTACCATATAGCAATG GATCGAATCTGTTGCAAGGATATGCTCCCAGTTATACCGCAAGGGCGGTAGAGCTTCTACAACATCATGGTGCCCTGTTAATCGGCAAGACTGCAATGGACGAATTTGGGGTTGGAGCGTCAACTGATGCAGCATTGAACCCATATTCAAGCAAGCATGTGGCAGGAGGGTCGTCGGGAGGTTCGGCGACCGCCGTAGCAGGCGGTATTGTAAATATTGCAATAGGTACCGATACTGGCGGCTCAATACGTTTGCCAGCTGCGTACTGCGGCTGTATAGGCTACCGACCTTCATATGGGTTAATTAGCAGACAAGGATTGAGTGAGCTGGCCGGTAGATTCGATACCGTGGGCATATGCACGAGGAACGTAGATGATTGTATAAAGACACTATTGTGTATAATCGATGAAATAACGCAGGATTGCACCGACTCGAAGGCGTCAAGCAAAGTGATTCTTGACCTGAAGTCAATGCTGCACAATAAGGATACACTAAAGCAGTTGAAAGTAGCGTCCTTGGATACCGAGATCCTGGTGTCCAAAGGACTCCTAGACCCCGAAATGGCTGACAATATTCGCAAAGTAGAGCTTAATTTGAGCAAGCTCGGGGTAAATGTAGTGAaagtaccaccaccagaaCTGGCTAAAATAGCAAGATCATATCACATATACGTTGCGGCACAAATGGCAAGTAACCTGCAAAGATTTGCCGATATGCAGTATCACACGCAACAGCAACACATGTCAACAGAGGACATGATGTCACAAATGTACCCAGACACCCGTGCCAGGATGCAAGGAG GAGTCGACATTTTACAGCAAGGATATGACCACGAAAATATTTTTAAAGAAACCAGAGATTACATACATGGATGGATGAATAAACACAGCATATTCACAGATTTAAGTATAATGCTGTCACCCACCAGCGCGCATCAAGCACCTTTGAAACGTAAAACACAGCGAGATTGTATCAAAGAAGACTTGTACACTACACTGGCACCGTTCATAGGTGCCTGCGCCATAGCTATACCCACCGGAATGGGCAAAGATGGACTACCGCTCAGTGCACAATTCACCTCGGCACGATTCCAGGACGCATTGCTGCTAGAAGCGGCGCGCGCTTACCTTGACCATGCGGGCAACTTAATACCAACAAATTGA
- a CDS encoding ATPase associated with various cellular activities (AAA) family protein, which yields MDNIEIYSSHRPSGLRLERIESPFYRDDHVSSELAVETECYAWRISDTQTSKKDIVTKSKGNPLVAKSVNIPILLDRLRESRYERLFTALSSRLQRAATLWRQSALQDICDDRYMTAGTNVINVCIDTVMARIIGICLGDRLTELPCGFWFSASDPFLINSFCKQLCRNAYWFSDNAFYKDRDRRIYTLDVSRGTGTPRRSVCYDLSGHVRCFCKICTDIVALLRRDAVLENDPFVSFSSLIYDILENHLIELLQFLDHNSNDANIEHQLLLISVDAYISRQKLCHTLSSWSKNPSSISTVVIDNFDNTDPETVADACLTDCGCFAVVTGLDSLINHDVAHRDVSTYSIVVDLLRDYSTMWSEYNLPVYLIYCHDVGNHLSSPVRDIFYDLSSSSYEGPTELYMLHRVSYFRYHVVLSHISECVDVWVKRILLSHLGWGTSDLEVSVLDNLVAMTSGYDRDSLETLIHIAACEYVSEFGHDNLSITFSDPVVTLRCFERAISAREPSRLSIGVPNISVIPYNTGHQFNGFAPLKQTDSGHIVTSSGFDSIVLCDTLKSRLDLMISGSQSHSLSPFICIEGPSGYGKTHLAICMSHEFKATLIHVNIPSFIRSEVSLSERLMNQFFSSLKMQFPFVSSQEGSTPPPPRCVVVLENCECLSESTLYIRSLLYALCTELSHFRDHWEWSFSRSVLFVFTCESFDRIPERIREICDFKEVIRLDQSVFGLGEIRRCFELYLGHRGSLLDRFTQLWPSWCQDIGVSSLRPCDIVLICRTAAMWSVSGISVLDTDSVKLSAMSSALCATVDP from the exons ATGGATAATATAGAGATATATTCATCACATAGGCCTTCTGGACTACGGTTAGAGCGTATAGAATCTCCATTTTATCGTGATGATCATGTATCGAGTGAATTGGCTGTTGAGACAGAATGTTACGCTTGGCGTATATCGGATACTCAAACGTCGAAAAAGGATATTGTAACCAAATCAAAAGGCAATCCACTTGTTGCTAAATCGGTCAATATACCCATTTTATTAGATAGATTGCGCGAATCTCGATATGAGCGGTTGTTCACTGCGTTGTCTTCGCGTTTACAACGCGCTGCTACATTATGGCGCCAGTCGGCATTACAAGATATATGCGACGATCGTTATATGACTGCAGGTACAAACGTCATTAACGTTTGTATTGACACTGTTATGGCCCGTATAATTGGCATATGTCTTGGTGATCGTTTAACGGAATTGCCCTGTGGCTTTTGGTTTTCGGCTTCAGATCCATTTTTAATAAATAGCTTTTGCAAACAGTTGTGCCGTAATGCTTACTGGTTCAGTGATAATGCATTTTATAAAGACCGTGATCGCCGCATATACACTTTGGACGTATCGCGTGGTACTGGTACTCCTCGAAGATCTGTATGTTACGATCTTTCCGGTCACGTTCGGTgtttttgcaaaatatGTACAGACATTGTTGCGTTACTGCGTCGTGATGCTGTTCTAGAGAACGATCCATTTGTATCTTTTTCATCGTTGATATATGACATTTTGGAAAATCATTTGATAGAGCTATTGCAGTTTTTGGATCACAATTCTAATGATGCTAACATAGAGCATCAGTTGCTTTTGATTTCAGTTGACGCATATATATCCCGCCAAAAACTCTGCCACACATTGTCTAGCTGGTCTAAGAATCCATCATCTATATCCACTGTGGTGATTGATAATTTTGACAACACGGATCCAGAAACAGTTGCTGACGCTTGTTTAACTGACTGCGGTTGTTTCGCAGTAGTTACTGGTCTGGATTCCTTGATAAACCACGACGTTGCCCATCGAGATGTGAGTACATATTCCATTGTGGTTGATCTTTTACGCGATTACAGTACGATGTGGTCTGAGTACAATTTACCGGTGTATTTAATATACTGTCATGATGTAGGTAATCATTTGAGTTCTCCCGTTCGTGATATATTTTACGATTTATCAAGTAGTAGTTACGAGGGACCTACTGAGCTGTACATGCTACACCGTGTATCGTATTTTCGTTACCACGTGGTCTTATCGCATATATCGGAATGCGTTGACGTTTGGGTGAAGCGAATTTTGTTGAGTCACTTAGGTTGGGGTACCAGTGACCTTGAGGTATCTGTGCTAGACAATTTGGTTGCTATGACCAGTGGATATGACAGAGATAGCTTGGAGACTTTAATCCACATTGCAGCTTGCGAGTATGTATCGGAATTTGGACATGACAATTTGTCGATTACTTTCTCTGACCCCGTTGTTACTTTACGCTGTTTTGAACGTGCAATATCTGCACGTGAGCCATCAAGGCTATCTATTGGCGTTCCTAACATTTCAGTGATACCTTACAATACAGGCCACCAATTTAATGGATTTGCTCCACTTAAACAAACAGATTCAGGTCATATAGTCACCTCTAGCGGGTTTGACTCAATCGTGTTGTGTGACACATTAAAGTCTCGTTTGGACCTAATGATCTCCGGGAGTCAATCGCACTCACTATCGCCATTTATTTGTATAGAGGGCCCATCGGGTTATGGTAAAACCCATCTTGCAATATGCATGTCACACGAGTTCAAGGCTACTTTGATACATGTAAATATACCTAGTTTCATTCGTTCCGAAGTCAGTTTATCTGAGCGTCTAATGAATCAGTTTTTTTCTTCTCTAAAGATGCAATTCCCTTTTGTATCATCGCAAGAAG GTTCTACCCCGCCACCACCTCGGTGCGTTGTGGTTTTGGAGAATTGCGAGTGCCTTTCTGAGAGCACTTTATACATTCGCAGTCTTCTTTATGCCCTTTGTACTGAATTATCACATTTCCGTGATCATTGGGAATGGTCATTTAGTAGAAGCGTGCTGTTTGTATTTACGTGTGAGTCATTCGATCGTATTCCGGAGCGTATCAGGGAG ATTTGCGATTTCAAGGAAGTCATAAGACTGGATCAATCAGTATTTGGTCTGGGTGAGATTAGGCGTTGTTTTGAGCTTTACTTGGGCCACCGTGGCTCGTTATTGGATCGTTTCACTCAGCTTTGGCCATCGTGGTGTCAGGATATTGGAGTCTCAAGTCTTCGTCCATGTGATATAGTACTAATATGCCGTACTGCTGCCATGTGGTCAGTGAGTGGTATATCTGTGCTGGATACCGATAGCGTAAAATTAAGTGCCATGTCTTCTGCGCTGTGCGCCACTGTAGATCCCTAA
- a CDS encoding E3 ubiquitin-protein ligase RNF185, translating to MEGAEADISPPEDTNQTNKSPGDKKQTYDCNICFEDVVDPVVTRCGHLFCWQCLLTWINKPNDHCPVCHAGITKENVIPLYGRGQETNDPRNKPSEPRPSAERPEPQNSGSNVHSPFGGVIFSVFAFPFSIIMPFSYGGNGMFGFSLMRNTGNLTPQQRRAHINSAALLIIGLMLIAYIVLIM from the exons ATGGAGGGAGCTGAAGCTGATATCAGTCCCCCTGAAGATACGAACCAGACTAACAAATCCCCCGGGGATAAAAAACAGACTTACGACTGCAATATATGTTTCGAGGATGTAGTGGACCCGGTAGTAACGCGCTGCGGGCATCTTTTTTGCTGGCAGTGCCTGCTCACGTGGATTAATAAACCAAATGACCACTGCCCAGTGTGTCATGCGGGTATTACTAAGGAAAATGTCATACCGCTATACGGTCGAGGACAAGAAACTAATGACCCTAG GAACAAGCCATCAGAGCCAAGGCCAAGTGCAGAACGACCAGAACCACAAAATTCTGGCAGTAACGTCCACTCT CCATTTGGCGGAGTTATCTTCTCGGTTTTCGCGTTCCCGTTTTCTATAATCATGCCATTTAGCTACGGCGGTAACGGAATGTTTGGCTTCTCGTTGATGCGCAACACGGGGAATTTGACACCAC AACAAAGAAGAGCCCATATCAACTCCGCGGCACTGCTGATAATTGGGTTGATGCTGATCGCATATATCGTGCTAATCATGTAG
- a CDS encoding Ribosomal_L7Ae superfamily protein, giving the protein MTGEDNTSKAFPLATEEMNSVLLDLVQQACNYKQLKKGANEATKSLNRGLAEIVVLAADAEPLEIILHLPLVCEDKNIPYIFVKSKIALGRACGVSRPVVSCAIISREGSPLNQQIVEAKDHIERLLV; this is encoded by the exons ATGACGGGTGAAGACAATACCTCGAAGGCTTTCCCACTGGCCACCGAAGAGATGAACAGTGTGTTGTTGGACTTGGTTCAGCAGGCGTGTAATTACAAACAGCTCAAGAAAGGAGCTAATGAAG CAACAAAGTCTCTAAACCGTGGCCTTGCTGAAATCGTTGTGCTCGCTGCTGATGCCGAGCCCCTGGAGATCATATTGCACCTGCCTCTCGTATGCGAGGACAAAAATATACCATACATATTCGTCAAAAGCAAAATAGCTCTCGGAAGGGCTTGCGGAGTATCGCGCCCCGTGGTTTCTTGCGCCATTATCAGCCGCGAAGGGTCGCCCCTTAACCAGCAGATTGTTGAAGCCAAGGATCACATTGAGCGCCTCTTGGTGTGA
- a CDS encoding putative s-adenosylmethionine synthetase, producing the protein MEVITADTVDKNNFLFTSESVNEGHPDKICDQISDAILDACLRQDPESKVACEVCAIKNLVMVFGEITTNAVVDYQAVVRQVLTDIGYTSNELGFDASTVEIMVRLAQQAPEIASAVHLGRKLEETAAGDQGIMFGYASDETPELMPLSHALATRLGKRLTKVRKTKVMPYLRPDGKTQITVEYRVEPNGHLEPVRVHTVLISTQHDPDVSLDTLREDLMEHVVKPTVPSKFLDKDTVYLFNPSGKWVHGGPACDSGLTGRKIVVDTYGGWGAHGGGCFSGKDATKVDRSGAYYCRLVAKSLVANGFCRRVLLQVAYSIAVANPLSLHINSFGTCAEGFDDNKLKEIVFRNFDFRVGCIIKQLDLTRPIFSKTSCYGHFGRHGDEYTWERCIDLSHETPPGSKVRSPWCDCNFLIK; encoded by the exons ATGGAGGTCATTACAGCAGATACTGTGGACAAGAATAACTTTCTGTTTACCTCTGAGAGCGTAAATGAGGGACACCCGGATAAAATATGTGACCAGATTTCAGATGCAATTCTTGATGCTTGTCTTAGGCAGGATCCTGAGAGTAAGGTTGCTTGCGAAGTATGTGCAATAAAGAACCTTGTTATGGTCTTTGGGGAAATCACAACCAATGCTGTTGTGGACTACCAGGCCGTTGTGCGCCAGGTGTTAACTGATATCGGATACACATCTAACGAACTAG GTTTTGACGCCTCCACTGTGGAAATCATGGTGAGGCTGGCTCAGCAGGCTCCCGAAATAGCTAGTGCCGTGCACCTTGGTCGTAAGCTTGAAGAGACCGCTGCTGGTGACCAGGGCATCATGTTTGGTTACGCTTCTGATGAAACACCTGAATTGATGCCCTTATCGCATGCTCTTGCTACTAGGCTCGGCAAGCGTTTGACAAAGGTCCGCAAAACTAAGGTTATGCCATATCTTCGTCCTGATGGCAAGACTCAGATAACTGTTGAGTACAGGGTGGAGCCTAATGGTCACTTGGAGCCTGTTCGCGTCCATACCGTGCTTATTTCAACTCAACACGATCCTGAT GTATCGCTCGATACACTACGCGAGGACTTAATGGAGCATGTCGTAAAGCCGACGGTACCCTCCAAGTTTCTAGACAAGGATACCGTGTACTTGTTTAACCCTTCGGGTAAATGGGTACATGGAGGTCCAGCCTGCGATTCTGGTCTTACCGGCAGAAAAATAGTGGTTGACACTTATGGCGGCTGGGGAGCTCACGGCGGTGGTTGTTTTTCCGGTAAAGATGCTACCAAGGTAGATCGTTCCGGGGCGTATTACTGTCGTTTAGTGGCCAAGTCGTTAGTCGCCAACGGATTCTGTCGGCGGGTACTACTACAGGTGGCATATTCCATCGCGGTCGCGAACCCACTATCGCTGCACATCAACTCCTTTGGCACATGTGCCGAAGGCTTCGACGACAACAAGTTAAAGGAAATTGTTTTCCGCAATTTTGACTTCCGTGTTGGTTGCATAATCAAGCAGCTCGACCTTACGCGGCCAATATTCTCAAAGACCAGCTGCTATGGCCACTTTGGGCGCCATGGTGACGAGTACACCTGGGAGCGATGCATAGACCTATCTCATGAAACACCTCCCGGTAGCAAGGTCCGCAGTCCCTGGTGTGACTGTAACTTCCTTATAAAGTGA
- a CDS encoding putative integral membrane protein, translating into MAEMDSASEAVVGNDPVTVEASSSDVIPEGVILDLEASAPAATLDGPLLWLKPSFDLSQYDYGKRCKACLISYTCYKSDDSTSYFNYVTSMIQPISDLIDCMTKYGRSIVGSLDEIPEEIDLNTNDMGHVYNETPVDAFVNDESSDGGANNSVKESSSGSAPNFGLGILNNFCKSDHSIFLTLRDIWRHPDLYGPIWINIMVSGVMFKMYVLHQYHLGINEGFLSLSTWLYFLFHCMCCSLLMSLFMLLCRIYICGFDRYTCYLPFLSISGYMQIPLLIFCKLSVWMSLLRLCIPSLSSLMRVMNCLTYLYFIITSASTVLLFIPPVHVSQAESDISLKFYSAMTTTAVQLLYFYYFSQHF; encoded by the coding sequence ATGGCAGAGATGGATTCTGCTTCAGAAGCTGTCGTTGGCAATGACCCTGTTACGGTTGAGGCGAGTAGTTCAGATGTGATTCCTGAGGGAGTTATTCTTGACCTTGAGGCATCAGCTCCCGCGGCAACATTGGATGGTCCATTGTTATGGCTCAAGCCTTCGTTTGACCTTAGTCAGTATGATTACGGAAAGCGGTGCAAAGCTTGTTTAATATCGTATACATGTTACAAATCAGATGATTCTACGTCATATTTTAATTATGTTACTTCTATGATCCAGCCTATTAGCGATTTAATTGACTGTATGACGAAATATGGAAGGTCTATAGTGGGTTCACTGGATGAGATACCTGAGGAAATTGATCTTAACACGAATGATATGGGTCATGTCTACAATGAAACTCCTGTTGATGCTTTTGTTAATGATGAGAGTTCCGATGGAGGGGCTAATAATTCCGTTAAAGAATCGTCATCTGGGAGTGCGCCTAATTTCGGCTTGGGCATTTTGAATAATTTTTGCAAATCGGATCACTCCATATTTTTAACTCTGCGGGATATTTGGCGTCATCCTGACCTTTATGGTCCCATATggataaatataatggtCTCTGGTGTCATGTTCAAGATGTATGTTCTTCATCAGTATCATTTGGGTATTAATGAAGGATTCCTATCGCTATCTACTTGGTTATATTTTCTTTTTCATTGCATGTGTTGTTCTCTTTTGATGTCATTATTCATGTTACTATGtcgtatatatatttgtggaTTCGATCGTTATACATGTTACTTACCATTTTTATCGATTAGTGGTTATATGCAAATTCCATTATTAATATTTTGCAAGTTGAGTGTTTGGATGTCTCTTCTTCGCCTCTGCATTCCTAGTTTATCTTCTTTGATGAGGGTTATGAACTGTTTGACGTATTTATACTTTATTATCACAAGTGCTTCTACGGTGTTGCTGTTTATTCCACCTGTTCATGTTAGTCAGGCTGAAAGTGATATATCTTTAAAGTTTTATTCGGCAATGACGACTACTGCTGTCCAACTGTTGTATTTCTATTACTTTTCACAACATTTTTGA
- a CDS encoding LSM domain family protein, producing the protein MEREERFNILSPHFDALSLLNESNNVVFDPIKDRFYSALLDSISEEALHRKIWELRDSRLSIGRLSHARFLLPWSFQPVSSFSDESSTNTESPSIVRRNRLKNDLHIFVERSKGEAELSKRLLELRLTGYTVTRNGCYNFLRLAYAADRYITANVRTSSGNTCVQYRGRLMFFDRDSNVILSDVKVEEGGNLPFIYISGSNVVSFLCD; encoded by the exons ATGGAACGGGAAGAACGTTTTAACATTTTGAGTCCACATTTCGACGCTCTATCATTGCTAAATGAATCTAATAATGTAGTTTTTGACCCTATAAAGGATCGTTTCTATTCAGCATTGCTAGATAGCATTTCTGAAGAG GCTCTTCACCGGAAAATATGGGAGCTTAGGGACTCCCGACTGTCAATTGGACGATTATCGCATGCTCGTTTTCTTCTTCCATGGTCATTTCAGCCTGTCAGTAGTTTTAGCGATGAATCTTCGACAAATACTGAATCCCCTTCCATTGTTCGTCGAAATCGTTTGAAGAATG ATCTTCACATATTTGTGGAACGTTCAAAGGGCGAGGCTGAGTTATCGAAACGTCTTTTGGAGCTCCGTCTTACTGGGTACACAGTAACTCGGAACGGGTGCTATAATTTTTTGCGTTTGGCTTATGCTGCAGATAGGTATATTACGGCCAATGTAAGGACATCATCTGGCAACACATGTGTGCAATATCGTGGTCGTTTAATGTTTTTTGACCGTGATTCTAACGTAATACTTAGTGATGTGAAAGTAGAAGAGGGGGGCAATTTGCCTTTTATCTACatcag TGGATCTAACGTTGTTAGCTTTCTGTGCGATTGA
- a CDS encoding putative ubiquitin conjugating enzyme E2, producing MEKIAREILRRQYTELTRSDNCYFSVGLEDDDLFKWRICFQGPYGTPFEGGIFTVITTFPNNFPNDPPQMKFEQKMWHPNIYPDGRVCISILHSANSNLYNEHERSDERWRPVLSVESIVLSVISMLTEPNIESPANVDAAVQLKKDPLAYKRQVQMYARETMV from the exons ATGGAAAAGATTGCGAGGGAAATTCTTAGAAGGCAATATACAG AACTTACAAGAAGTGACAATTGTTACTTCTCCGTAGGACTGGAAGATGATGACCTTTTCAAGTGGAGAATCTGCTTCCAAGGTCCTTACGGAACGCCATTTGAAGGTGGTATATTCACGGTTATCACCACTTTCCCAAACAACTTCCCAAATGATCCACCACAAATGAAATTCGAGCAGAAAATGTGGCATCCAAATATCTACCCTGATGGGCGAGTCTGCATTTCTATACTTCATTCAGCAAATTCGAATTTGTACAACGAACATGAGCGATCGGATGAACGTTGGAGACCAGTACTTAGCGTAGAAAGCATAGTCCTCAGTGTGATATCAATGCTAACGGAACCGAACATAGAGTCACCGGCTAATGTTGATGCCGCAGTACAGTTGAAGAAGGATCCGTTAGCATACAAGAGACAAGTACAAATGTATGCAAGGGAAACGATGGTATGA